A stretch of Pseudoclavibacter chungangensis DNA encodes these proteins:
- a CDS encoding Rv2578c family radical SAM protein, which produces MRWQGQSVGTVDDAALPGMERVDGLVRSVTTPEFAGVTFHEIMARSALNRVPRASDMPFEWTVNPYRGCSHACVYCFARGTHTYLDLDGGEDFDTQVVVKVNVADVLRRELARPSWSRAALQLGTNTDPYQRAEGRYALMPGIIDALAESRTPFTILTKGTLLRRDLPRLVEARRRVPVGLAMSIAVYDESLQRSIEPGTPSAEARLATVRRAVDAGFEVTVFLMPIVPHLTDSHAALDEALDRVRRAGATRVVWGALHLRPGVKPWFMAWLEREHPDLVPRYRGLYPGTAVDAPKAYRSWLSERVRPLLRRHGLERAMRPLAQGRSASAAHEPIPSRSAVRRTGPAATVGAPTLF; this is translated from the coding sequence ATGCGATGGCAGGGACAGTCGGTGGGCACGGTGGACGATGCGGCCCTGCCCGGCATGGAGCGCGTCGACGGCCTCGTCCGTTCGGTCACGACGCCGGAGTTCGCGGGCGTCACGTTCCACGAGATCATGGCGCGCTCGGCACTCAATCGCGTGCCGCGCGCGTCGGACATGCCGTTCGAGTGGACCGTGAACCCCTACCGCGGGTGCTCGCACGCGTGCGTGTACTGCTTCGCGCGCGGCACCCACACGTATCTCGATCTCGACGGCGGCGAGGACTTCGACACGCAGGTCGTCGTGAAGGTCAACGTGGCCGACGTCCTGCGGCGCGAGCTCGCGCGCCCCTCGTGGTCGCGTGCCGCACTCCAGCTCGGCACGAACACCGATCCGTACCAGCGCGCCGAGGGGCGCTATGCGCTCATGCCGGGCATCATCGACGCGCTCGCCGAGTCGCGTACGCCGTTCACGATCCTCACGAAGGGCACCCTCCTGCGTCGGGACCTCCCCCGCCTCGTCGAGGCGCGCCGCCGTGTGCCGGTCGGTCTGGCGATGTCGATCGCGGTGTACGATGAGTCGCTGCAGCGGTCGATCGAGCCGGGCACGCCGTCGGCCGAGGCCCGCCTCGCGACCGTCCGCCGAGCGGTGGACGCGGGATTCGAGGTGACCGTCTTCCTCATGCCGATCGTCCCCCACCTGACGGACTCGCACGCGGCACTCGACGAGGCGCTCGATCGCGTGCGTCGCGCCGGTGCGACGCGCGTCGTCTGGGGCGCACTGCACCTTCGCCCCGGGGTCAAGCCCTGGTTCATGGCCTGGCTCGAGCGCGAACACCCGGACCTCGTGCCGCGGTACCGCGGGCTCTACCCGGGCACGGCGGTCGACGCCCCGAAGGCGTACCGCTCGTGGCTCTCGGAGCGCGTGCGCCCACTGCTGCGCCGGCACGGCCTCGAGCGCGCGATGCGCCCGCTCGCACAGGGACGATCAGCGTCCGCGGCGCACGAGCCGATCCCGTCCCGGAGCGCCGTGCGCCGGACGGGTCCAGCCGCGACCGTCGGTGCGCCGACCCTGTTCTGA
- a CDS encoding flavin reductase family protein, with product MTMTLATDLATAFKDAFREHPAGTALITAASPSGPVGLTASSVASVGLDPVAISFSVTRATGSAGALLAADTVLVHLLDARHVAIAQQFAVSGGERFSPAQGWETLETGEPFLPVVRTALRARPLHRIPVGASTLVVAEVLDIRSGPAAEPVVYHDRAFRSLGAPH from the coding sequence ATGACGATGACGCTCGCGACCGACCTGGCGACCGCGTTCAAGGACGCGTTCCGCGAGCACCCCGCGGGGACCGCACTGATCACGGCCGCGTCGCCGTCGGGCCCGGTCGGGCTCACGGCGTCGAGCGTGGCCTCGGTGGGCCTCGATCCGGTCGCGATCTCGTTCTCGGTGACCCGGGCGACGGGCAGCGCCGGGGCACTCCTCGCGGCCGACACCGTGCTCGTGCACCTGCTCGACGCCCGTCACGTCGCGATCGCGCAGCAGTTCGCGGTGAGCGGTGGCGAGCGGTTCTCGCCCGCCCAGGGCTGGGAGACGCTCGAGACCGGTGAGCCGTTCCTGCCCGTCGTGCGGACGGCACTGCGGGCGCGCCCGCTGCACCGGATCCCCGTCGGCGCGTCGACCCTCGTCGTCGCCGAGGTGCTCGACATCCGCAGCGGCCCCGCGGCCGAGCCCGTCGTGTACCACGATCGCGCGTTCCGCTCGCTGGGCGCCCCGCACTGA
- a CDS encoding superoxide dismutase codes for MAEFTLPDLPYDYAALEPHISGRIMELHHDKHHAAYVKGANTAIEQIAEAASTGDLANINKLEKDLAFNLGGHNNHSIFWKNLSPEGGEPHGALKDALENRFGSIENFQNLFTSVALGVQGSGWAVLGYDDTAGNLTTFQLFDQQGNIPFGVTPLLLLDVWEHAYYLDYQNVRADYVKAFWNIVNWNDVAERYTTATN; via the coding sequence GTGGCTGAATTCACGCTTCCCGATCTTCCCTACGACTACGCCGCACTGGAGCCCCACATCTCGGGCCGCATCATGGAGCTCCACCACGACAAGCACCACGCCGCCTACGTCAAGGGCGCCAACACCGCCATCGAGCAGATCGCCGAAGCCGCCTCCACCGGCGACCTCGCCAACATCAACAAGCTCGAAAAAGACCTCGCCTTCAACCTCGGCGGCCACAACAACCACTCCATCTTCTGGAAGAACCTCTCCCCCGAGGGCGGCGAACCCCACGGCGCCCTCAAGGACGCCCTCGAGAACCGCTTCGGCAGCATCGAGAACTTCCAGAACCTCTTCACCTCCGTCGCCCTCGGCGTCCAGGGCTCCGGCTGGGCCGTCCTCGGCTACGACGACACCGCCGGCAACCTCACCACCTTCCAACTGTTCGACCAGCAGGGCAACATCCCCTTCGGCGTCACCCCCCTGCTCCTGCTCGACGTCTGGGAACACGCCTACTACCTCGACTACCAGAACGTCCGCGCCGACTACGTCAAGGCCTTCTGGAACATCGTCAACTGGAACGACGTCGCCGAGCGCTACACCACCGCAACCAACTGA
- a CDS encoding acyl-CoA dehydrogenase family protein, whose amino-acid sequence MTDRLARIAELEQEYLPDELLERIRERAGEVDRQNAFFDDDLAELRDRGYLRLFVPESFGGPGLTLQQVARLQRRLATAAGATALAVNMHLMCTGVARVLAERGDDSLDDVFRDAADGELFAFGISEPGNDWVLQGSNTVAERAPDGDYLLSGVKIFTSLSPAWTRLITHGLDTADPDDPRLVFGFLDRETDGITVSEDWDVLGMRGSQSRATTLDGARMRADRVVRRIPPGRHPDLLTFGITANFQLLIGSVYAGVAERSLRVAAEALRARRSAKAGTTLAEVSEWRVRIADGLSSFEPVSAQLDAITRDVDELVDHGAAWPLRLVSARIAAARAALDAAEIALRCSGGAGFDNRSEASRLYRDAAAGLFHPPSEDAARPMFAAALLDED is encoded by the coding sequence ATGACCGACCGACTGGCGAGGATCGCCGAACTGGAGCAGGAGTACCTGCCCGACGAACTGCTCGAGCGCATCCGCGAGCGGGCCGGGGAGGTCGACCGGCAGAACGCCTTCTTCGACGACGACCTCGCCGAGCTCCGCGATCGCGGCTACCTGCGCCTCTTCGTACCGGAATCGTTCGGCGGCCCGGGGCTCACGCTGCAGCAGGTTGCGCGCCTGCAGCGCCGCCTCGCGACCGCAGCGGGCGCGACCGCGCTCGCCGTCAACATGCACCTCATGTGCACGGGCGTCGCGCGCGTCCTCGCCGAGCGCGGCGACGACTCGCTCGACGACGTGTTCCGTGACGCCGCCGACGGTGAGCTCTTCGCGTTCGGGATCAGCGAGCCCGGCAACGACTGGGTGCTGCAGGGCTCGAACACCGTCGCCGAGCGTGCGCCCGACGGCGACTACCTGCTGAGCGGCGTCAAGATCTTCACCTCGCTCTCGCCCGCGTGGACGCGACTCATCACCCACGGGCTCGATACCGCCGACCCCGACGACCCGCGCCTCGTGTTCGGATTCCTCGATCGCGAGACCGACGGGATCACGGTCTCGGAGGACTGGGACGTGCTCGGCATGCGCGGTTCGCAGAGCCGCGCGACGACGCTCGACGGTGCACGCATGCGCGCCGACCGCGTCGTCCGACGCATCCCGCCCGGACGCCACCCCGACCTCCTGACGTTCGGCATCACCGCGAACTTCCAGCTGCTCATCGGCTCCGTCTACGCCGGTGTCGCCGAGCGCTCGCTCCGCGTCGCCGCCGAGGCGCTGCGCGCACGCCGCTCCGCGAAGGCCGGGACGACACTCGCCGAGGTGTCCGAGTGGCGCGTGCGCATCGCCGACGGCCTCAGCTCGTTCGAGCCCGTCTCGGCCCAGCTCGACGCGATCACGCGCGACGTCGACGAACTCGTCGACCACGGCGCCGCCTGGCCGCTCCGGCTCGTGAGCGCGCGCATCGCTGCGGCCCGGGCCGCGCTCGATGCGGCCGAGATCGCGCTGCGCTGCTCGGGCGGTGCGGGGTTCGACAACCGCTCCGAGGCGAGCCGCCTCTACCGCGACGCCGCGGCCGGCCTCTTCCACCCGCCGAGCGAGGACGCCGCGCGCCCCATGTTCGCCGCCGCCCTCCTCGACGAGGACTGA
- a CDS encoding beta-ketoacyl-[acyl-carrier-protein] synthase family protein, which translates to MTERREVVVTGLGAVTPSGLDAASTWDAVVNGRSAVTRLDAPEFVGLPVRIGGLVRGFDPAVGIEPRLARRLDPVQHWALVAADEALAHAGVAADPALLPWDAERFGVVVATGSGPVDAMQAATRTLDARGPRAVPGTLSMHGAPDAAAALISQRRGARGSSHAVCATCASGAVGIGEAMRRIRHGYADAVLVVGMEDCLGPVNLASNANLRALATGFEDAPTTASRPFDRGRTGFVMAQGAAATLLEAADAARARDAAPLARVIGFGASSDAHHATAPHPEGRGAARAITDCLADAGVDTAEVAHVNAHGTGTPLGDAAEIAAFERALGPDARRIPVTATKSSTGHLLGASGVVEALIAIETMRTGLVPPTINLDDPAFEGWDIVAGTARAADVPTVLSTSFGFGGHNGALLFARADGKETA; encoded by the coding sequence CCGACTCGACGCCCCCGAGTTCGTAGGCCTTCCCGTCCGCATCGGCGGCCTCGTGCGAGGCTTCGACCCCGCGGTGGGCATCGAACCGCGGCTCGCCCGGCGACTCGATCCCGTCCAGCACTGGGCACTCGTCGCCGCCGACGAGGCGCTCGCCCACGCCGGTGTCGCCGCAGACCCGGCGCTCCTGCCCTGGGACGCCGAGCGCTTCGGCGTCGTGGTCGCCACCGGCTCGGGGCCCGTCGACGCGATGCAGGCCGCGACGCGCACCCTCGACGCCCGCGGCCCGCGCGCCGTTCCGGGCACGCTCTCGATGCACGGCGCCCCCGACGCCGCGGCCGCCCTCATCAGCCAGCGACGCGGCGCCCGCGGCTCCTCGCACGCCGTGTGCGCGACGTGCGCGAGCGGGGCTGTCGGCATCGGCGAGGCCATGCGCCGCATCCGACACGGCTACGCCGACGCCGTGCTCGTCGTCGGCATGGAGGACTGCCTCGGCCCCGTCAACCTCGCGTCCAATGCGAACCTGCGCGCCCTCGCCACCGGCTTCGAGGACGCCCCCACGACCGCGAGCCGACCCTTCGACCGCGGCCGCACGGGATTCGTCATGGCGCAGGGCGCCGCGGCGACCCTGCTTGAGGCCGCCGACGCGGCGCGCGCCCGCGACGCCGCGCCGCTCGCACGCGTCATCGGCTTCGGTGCCTCGAGCGACGCCCACCACGCGACCGCGCCCCACCCGGAGGGTCGCGGCGCCGCGCGAGCCATCACCGACTGCCTCGCGGACGCCGGCGTCGACACCGCCGAGGTCGCACACGTCAACGCACACGGTACGGGCACGCCACTCGGCGACGCGGCCGAGATCGCGGCCTTCGAGCGCGCACTCGGCCCGGACGCGCGACGCATCCCCGTCACGGCGACGAAGTCCAGCACGGGCCACCTCCTCGGCGCCTCCGGCGTCGTCGAGGCGCTCATCGCGATCGAGACGATGCGGACCGGGCTCGTCCCGCCGACCATCAACCTCGACGACCCGGCGTTCGAGGGATGGGACATCGTCGCCGGCACGGCACGCGCGGCCGACGTCCCCACCGTCCTCTCGACCTCGTTCGGGTTCGGCGGACACAACGGCGCGCTGCTGTTCGCGCGCGCGGACGGGAAGGAGACGGCATGA